Proteins from a single region of Canis aureus isolate CA01 chromosome 26, VMU_Caureus_v.1.0, whole genome shotgun sequence:
- the MGME1 gene encoding mitochondrial genome maintenance exonuclease 1 isoform X1, whose translation MKAFPTICRQLRSSRRFSLEPTAHVDFSTSSCACSRKKKVSPYKEVDQGKYSDLVQSVLSSRGLAQTPESLFEEDNLLYGPVSKCKPPKQDEKARVPGNWCPLFNPERIKLNATSTPTIPLKIPLQRNMIPSVTKILQQTMTSEQIFYLERWKKRMILELGEDGFEEYSSSLSCANNPIEPDIFLQGKRFHKALESILSPQGDLKERDENLECGYVESVQHILKDVSGVRALESAVQHETLKYVGLLDCVAEYQGKLCVIDWKTSEKPKPYIRNTFDNPLQVVAYIGAINNDANYSFQVQCGLIVVAYKDGSPAHPHFMDTELCSQYWAKWLLRLEEYTQKEKNQNIQKPDQGTE comes from the exons ATGAAGGCGTTTCCGACCATCTGCAGGCAGCTCAGAAGCTCAAGGAGGTTTTCTCTAGAACCAACCGCCCATGTGGATTTCTCCACTTCTTCTTGCGCATGTAGCCGAAAGAAAAAGGTGAGCCCTTATAAAGAAGTGGACCAAGGAAAGTACTCCGATTTAGTACAGTCTGTCTTGTCGTCCAGAGGCCTTGCTCAGACTCCAGAATCCTTGTTTGAGGAAGATAATTTACTGTATGGCCCTGTGAGTAAGTGTAAGCCCCCAAAGCAAGATGAGAAAGCAAGAGTTCCAGGAAACTGGTGTCCTCTCTTCAACCCAGAGAGAATAAAGCTAAATGCAACAAGTACTCCTACAATTCCTTTGAAAATCCCTCTGCAAAGAAATATGATACCAAGTGTGACCAAGATCCTTCAGCAGACCATGACTTCGGAACAGATTTTCTACTTGGAGAGGTGGAAAAAGCGGATGATTCTGGAACTGGGAGAAGATGGCTTTGAAGAGTATTCCTCAA GCCTTTCATGTGCTAATAATCCAATTGAGCCAG ACATATTTTTACAAGGGAAACGGTTCCATAAAGCCTTAGAAAGCATACTTTCACCCCAAGGggacttgaaagagagagatgagaatCTTGAATGTGGATATGTTGAAAGTGTCCAGCATATTCTGAAAGATGTCAGTGGAGTGCGAGCTCTGGAAAGTGCTGTTCAACATGAGACCTTAAAATATGTGGGTCTACTGGACTGTGTGGCTGAGTATCA GGGCAAGCTGTGTGTGATTGATTGGAAGACATCGGAGAAACCGAAACCTTATATTCGAAATACATTTGACAACCCACTGCAGGTTGTGGCCTATATTGGTGCCATAAATAATGATGCCAACTACAGCTTTCAG GTTCAGTGTGGCTTAATTGTGGTGGCCTACAAAGATGGATCTCCTGCCCACCCACATTTCATGGACACTGAGCTCTGTTCCCAGTACTGGGCCAAGTGGCTTCTTCGACTAGAAGAATatacacagaaggaaaagaaccAGAATATTCAGAAACCAGATCAGGGGACAGAGTGA
- the MGME1 gene encoding mitochondrial genome maintenance exonuclease 1 isoform X2: protein MKAFPTICRQLRSSRRFSLEPTAHVDFSTSSCACSRKKKVSPYKEVDQGKYSDLVQSVLSSRGLAQTPESLFEEDNLLYGPVSKCKPPKQDEKARVPGNWCPLFNPERIKLNATSTPTIPLKIPLQRNMIPSVTKILQQTMTSEQIFYLERWKKRMILELGEDGFEEYSSNIFLQGKRFHKALESILSPQGDLKERDENLECGYVESVQHILKDVSGVRALESAVQHETLKYVGLLDCVAEYQGKLCVIDWKTSEKPKPYIRNTFDNPLQVVAYIGAINNDANYSFQVQCGLIVVAYKDGSPAHPHFMDTELCSQYWAKWLLRLEEYTQKEKNQNIQKPDQGTE from the exons ATGAAGGCGTTTCCGACCATCTGCAGGCAGCTCAGAAGCTCAAGGAGGTTTTCTCTAGAACCAACCGCCCATGTGGATTTCTCCACTTCTTCTTGCGCATGTAGCCGAAAGAAAAAGGTGAGCCCTTATAAAGAAGTGGACCAAGGAAAGTACTCCGATTTAGTACAGTCTGTCTTGTCGTCCAGAGGCCTTGCTCAGACTCCAGAATCCTTGTTTGAGGAAGATAATTTACTGTATGGCCCTGTGAGTAAGTGTAAGCCCCCAAAGCAAGATGAGAAAGCAAGAGTTCCAGGAAACTGGTGTCCTCTCTTCAACCCAGAGAGAATAAAGCTAAATGCAACAAGTACTCCTACAATTCCTTTGAAAATCCCTCTGCAAAGAAATATGATACCAAGTGTGACCAAGATCCTTCAGCAGACCATGACTTCGGAACAGATTTTCTACTTGGAGAGGTGGAAAAAGCGGATGATTCTGGAACTGGGAGAAGATGGCTTTGAAGAGTATTCCTCAA ACATATTTTTACAAGGGAAACGGTTCCATAAAGCCTTAGAAAGCATACTTTCACCCCAAGGggacttgaaagagagagatgagaatCTTGAATGTGGATATGTTGAAAGTGTCCAGCATATTCTGAAAGATGTCAGTGGAGTGCGAGCTCTGGAAAGTGCTGTTCAACATGAGACCTTAAAATATGTGGGTCTACTGGACTGTGTGGCTGAGTATCA GGGCAAGCTGTGTGTGATTGATTGGAAGACATCGGAGAAACCGAAACCTTATATTCGAAATACATTTGACAACCCACTGCAGGTTGTGGCCTATATTGGTGCCATAAATAATGATGCCAACTACAGCTTTCAG GTTCAGTGTGGCTTAATTGTGGTGGCCTACAAAGATGGATCTCCTGCCCACCCACATTTCATGGACACTGAGCTCTGTTCCCAGTACTGGGCCAAGTGGCTTCTTCGACTAGAAGAATatacacagaaggaaaagaaccAGAATATTCAGAAACCAGATCAGGGGACAGAGTGA